aattaattgttaaatattaattaatgaGTGAATGTTACTCAAGAGCCGCATTCAATAAGTTTTGCGATTCCATAACATTTTGCAACGACGCAGAAATTAGCGAATTTAGTTTAAATTTCTCAAAATCATTCCTTTTCACTGATTCAAATTGTTCGGGATCAGATTCTTGAGCCACATTAATTACTGTGTATGGTTGTCTGTTAGTTTCTAGTATGGGCTTCAGCGCCATGGCACTTATTATGCTAGTAAAAGCGAAAGATATCGATAAAACATTCATCTGATGGCTATTTTTGGAGATCCTTaactattaaataaaattacaaataaaaacGCAATGTCTAGCGTTTTTCAGTTGTGGTGCCGGTGCCGTGAAGAGTGGCTATGGCTATGGGAATGATAGGGAGAACGATACGATCTACTCCTGCCAGGAGATTTTGAGGCTGACCTTCTACTATAATTAACATCTCTATGCCTATTCGAGTGTGGCTTGTTTCGGTGAGAGTCGTGTTTGGATCTAATTTAGTGAAcgaaatataaaaaataaatattccAATTGCAAATTGGAATATTTTCCATCTGTAAATACTTagaagatattttattatttatataattaaccttaaatatgtacaatatgcataaaaaaatatttaattgtaactTTGAGTTtacataaacaattttcaattgtgatatattagtgcgattgaaaaattgaaaaggg
The DNA window shown above is from Babesia microti strain RI chromosome III, complete genome and carries:
- a CDS encoding hypothetical protein (overlaps_old_locusTagID:BBM_III01245) is translated as MNVLSISFAFTSIISAMALKPILETNRQPYTVINVAQESDPEQFESVKRNDFEKFKLNSLISASLQNVMESQNLLNAALE